From Anopheles funestus chromosome 3RL, idAnoFuneDA-416_04, whole genome shotgun sequence, a single genomic window includes:
- the LOC125770582 gene encoding uncharacterized protein LOC125770582, with protein sequence MFALWYFSLAMDELRKRIPILDRIFAFFTGKNRTVQALPESTPSDEPKPKAPEAKVSEKLTAVEPTKPTPEQKPVQPVRTPVVEPVKPVAPKPEPPKTPVSTTPETPSVPVSVNKPVPVAPAPAKPATPVEPSKVPPVLPKPSTPAVEEEVKPKDLPKPEPVATPAPAPKEPISVPTPAPAATPAPAPARLVKEKKELPSPTPKPAPAPASDAPTLPSNNEDSFIIVEQQKPATKPGQKPKVDVKNSTMDFLQGESGRGGASGATSPSSLSADR encoded by the exons ATGTTTGCCCTCTGGTACTTCTCGTTAGCGATGGATGAGCTGAG AAAACGCATTCCGATTCTGGATAGAATTTTTGCGTTTTTCACTGGTAAAAATCGAACCGTACAAGCACTACCGGAATCGACGCCTTCGGATGAACCAAAACCGAAAGCACCTGAAGCAAAGGTATCGGAAAAGCTCACAGCGGTAGAACCGACCAAGCCTACCCCTGAACAAAAGCCCGTACAGCCAGTTCGAACACCGGTGGTAGAACCGGTTAAGCCTGTAGCTCCTAAACCGGAACCACCGAAGACTCCCGTGTCCACAACACCTGAAACTCCCTCCGTTCCGGTGTCAGTGAACAAACCGGTCCCGGTTGCGCCAGCACCCGCGAAGCCAGCAACTCCGGTTGAACCTAGCAAAGTGCCCCCAGTCCTTCCCAAACCATCTACACCAGCAGTGGAGGAGGAAGTTAAACCGAAAGATCTTCCAAAGCCGGAACCAGTGGCGACACCTGCTCCTGCTCCCAAAGAACCCATTTCCGTACCAACTCCAGCTCCCGCAGCCACGCCCGCACCGGCACCTGCTAGACttgtgaaggaaaagaaagagctACCCTCACCGACACCGAAACCGGCGCCTGCCCCGGCAAGTGACGCCCCAACCCTGCCATCCAACAACGAGGACAGCTTCATCATCGTCGAGCAGCAGAAACCGGCCACCAAACCGGGCCAGAAGCCAAAGGTTGATGTTAAAAATTCAACCATGGACTTCCTGCAGGGCGAAAGTGGTCGTGGTGGTGCATCCGGTGCCACATCTCCATCGTCCCTTTCTGCCGACAGGTAa